The following are from one region of the Actinoplanes sp. L3-i22 genome:
- a CDS encoding ABC transporter substrate-binding protein: protein MRRTKFAAAAVAATLTLAGCAGGAAGADSGESTLRWAVTLPAHWDPVVSGSGAQFRILSLAYASLTDINEKGEAVPSLAQSWDYNAKGDQVTFHLRPNLKFTDGSALDAAAVKAYLERAKTQKDSALFGDLTSIKTVTAKSATDVVIDLTQVDYQIPLLLGERVAQITSATAAQDAKKLDQSPVGAGPFVVTENVPGSHVYLKKNPDFWDAANIHVDKVELLAAPEDATIVSGLQTGVYDLANLIPSQVKAAEAANLDVVQQPGFNASNISLNVNKKPFDNPKVVDAVRYAINRQEFVDKVTFGYGKATDQPFPSEYLAYDPQSANKYPYDVAKAKQLLAESGVPASDLKLNLVVPAQSTAAEIVQSQLAAIGVPVTIKVDPNWATPFFAKDLTLSLYGTTGRESPVQTLTAHFGPNGPLNLSTPYEPEGFEAAVAKARQTPLDSPDYQANLQAATRAGLDSRALVFTYSQPNLFVKSKKVSALTPIPGQIHWTGLTVGS, encoded by the coding sequence ATGAGACGTACCAAATTTGCTGCCGCAGCCGTGGCCGCCACCCTGACCCTCGCGGGGTGCGCCGGAGGCGCGGCCGGCGCCGACAGCGGCGAGAGCACCCTGCGCTGGGCCGTCACCCTGCCGGCGCACTGGGACCCGGTGGTCAGCGGCAGCGGCGCGCAGTTCCGGATCCTGTCGCTGGCCTACGCCTCGCTGACCGACATCAACGAAAAAGGCGAGGCGGTCCCGAGCCTCGCGCAGAGCTGGGACTACAACGCCAAGGGCGACCAGGTCACCTTCCACCTGCGGCCGAACCTGAAGTTCACCGACGGGTCGGCGCTGGACGCGGCCGCGGTCAAGGCGTACCTGGAGCGGGCCAAGACGCAGAAGGACTCGGCGCTCTTCGGCGACCTCACCTCGATCAAGACGGTCACCGCGAAGAGCGCGACCGACGTGGTGATCGACCTGACCCAGGTGGACTACCAGATCCCGCTGCTGCTCGGCGAGCGCGTCGCGCAGATCACCAGCGCCACGGCCGCGCAGGACGCGAAGAAGCTGGACCAGTCGCCGGTCGGCGCCGGCCCGTTCGTGGTCACCGAGAACGTGCCCGGCTCGCACGTCTATCTCAAGAAGAACCCGGACTTCTGGGACGCCGCGAACATCCACGTCGACAAGGTCGAGCTGCTCGCCGCGCCGGAGGACGCGACCATCGTCTCCGGGCTGCAGACCGGCGTCTACGACCTGGCCAACCTGATCCCGAGCCAGGTCAAGGCGGCCGAGGCGGCGAACCTGGACGTGGTCCAGCAGCCCGGCTTCAACGCCTCGAACATCAGCCTCAACGTCAACAAGAAGCCGTTCGACAACCCGAAGGTGGTCGACGCGGTCCGCTACGCGATCAACCGCCAGGAGTTCGTCGACAAGGTCACCTTCGGGTACGGCAAAGCCACCGACCAGCCGTTCCCGTCCGAGTACCTGGCGTACGACCCGCAGTCGGCGAACAAGTACCCCTACGACGTGGCCAAGGCCAAGCAGCTGCTCGCCGAGTCCGGCGTCCCGGCGAGCGACCTGAAGCTCAACCTGGTCGTCCCGGCCCAGTCCACCGCGGCCGAGATCGTGCAGTCGCAGCTCGCCGCGATCGGCGTCCCGGTCACCATCAAGGTCGACCCGAACTGGGCCACCCCGTTCTTCGCCAAGGACCTGACGCTGTCGCTCTACGGCACCACCGGGCGCGAGTCGCCGGTGCAGACGCTGACCGCGCACTTCGGGCCGAACGGGCCGCTGAACCTGAGCACGCCGTACGAGCCGGAGGGCTTCGAGGCCGCGGTCGCCAAGGCCCGCCAGACCCCGCTGGACTCGCCGGACTACCAGGCGAACCTGCAGGCCGCGACCCGGGCCGGTCTGGACAGTCGGGCGCTGGTGTTCACGTACTCGCAGCCGAACCTGTTCGTGAAGAGCAAGAAGGTCTCCGCCCTGACCCCGATCCCGGGGCAGATCCACTGGACCGGGCTCACGGTCGGCTCATGA
- a CDS encoding LLM class flavin-dependent oxidoreductase gives MSIRLGFLTHVQGRGEHAQAYRDAQELFVVADELGFDVGWVAQHHLPIHGGGLSSPWTFLAHAAARTKRIRLATAITILPLEHPIRLAEDVAVVDTLSGGRVEIGVGSGSGPQEYAAFGADFEHRRELTTEHFAVLRRALAGEEVGTPGFTIQPPIAGDFSDRVWQGVFSDAGAGYAAEAGANLLLNRATYGYDESTDEIQRGWADTYLGKWRQPRPPRIGLSRFVFPARDKRAALTQIEEGVLRATANFVSRGTFPAGQTLEEYLRRFHAFYGHPDEIVAAFQQEKVLPVATDLITQFNPGVPELDAAIRALELIATEVAPALGWKPQPAAD, from the coding sequence ATGAGCATCCGGCTCGGTTTCCTCACCCACGTCCAGGGCCGCGGCGAGCACGCCCAGGCCTACCGCGACGCGCAGGAGCTGTTCGTCGTCGCCGACGAGCTCGGCTTCGACGTCGGCTGGGTGGCCCAGCACCACCTGCCGATCCACGGCGGCGGGCTCTCCTCGCCGTGGACGTTCCTGGCCCACGCGGCCGCCCGGACCAAGCGGATCCGGCTGGCCACCGCGATCACCATCCTGCCGCTGGAACACCCGATCCGGCTCGCCGAGGACGTCGCCGTGGTCGACACGCTCAGCGGCGGCCGGGTCGAGATCGGCGTCGGCAGCGGCTCCGGCCCGCAGGAGTACGCGGCGTTCGGCGCCGACTTCGAGCACCGCCGCGAGCTGACCACCGAGCACTTCGCGGTGCTGCGCCGGGCGCTGGCGGGGGAGGAGGTCGGCACGCCCGGGTTCACCATCCAGCCGCCGATCGCCGGGGACTTCAGCGACCGGGTGTGGCAGGGCGTCTTCAGCGACGCCGGCGCCGGCTACGCGGCCGAGGCGGGCGCGAACCTGCTGCTCAACCGGGCGACCTACGGGTACGACGAGTCGACCGACGAGATCCAGCGCGGGTGGGCCGACACGTACCTCGGAAAATGGCGGCAACCGCGACCGCCGCGCATCGGTCTCTCCCGGTTCGTCTTCCCGGCCCGCGACAAGCGGGCGGCGCTGACCCAGATCGAGGAGGGCGTGCTGCGCGCCACCGCGAACTTCGTCTCCCGCGGCACGTTCCCGGCCGGGCAGACCCTGGAGGAGTACCTGCGCCGCTTCCACGCCTTCTACGGCCACCCGGACGAGATCGTCGCCGCGTTCCAGCAGGAGAAGGTCCTGCCGGTCGCCACCGACCTGATCACCCAGTTCAACCCGGGCGTGCCGGAGCTCGACGCGGCGATCCGCGCGCTGGAGCTGATCGCCACCGAGGTCGCCCCGGCCCTGGGCTGGAAACCCCAGCCCGCGGCCGACTAG
- a CDS encoding ABC transporter permease, with protein MTRRLLTGLLRSIAIFVPVFLVATFVTFALRALSGLTPAHLQLGESATPEAVAQIEHQWGLDRPFLTQYLDWFGQLLHGDLGTSWYNGANISRLLIEGAVISLSVAGLALVIGVVFGFGFGVLAAARRTTWVDRAITGFMTFISVMPSFVVGIALVVVFAVGLGWFPSAGYVPAERGLGVWLAHIVLPAVALSFDTVSDVARQLRSGLVAAYRENYVTGAVVRGLSPRRIFFRHVLRNGMGPALTVLGMKFPNLLGGAVVTESIFGMAGFGKFAADSAQRGDVPAVQGVLVVSVILVVVFNLLVNVILVRVTPASARGV; from the coding sequence ATGACGAGACGCCTGCTGACCGGCCTGTTGCGTTCGATCGCGATCTTCGTACCGGTCTTCCTGGTCGCCACGTTCGTCACGTTCGCGCTGCGGGCGCTCAGCGGGCTCACCCCGGCCCACCTGCAGCTCGGTGAGTCGGCCACCCCGGAGGCGGTCGCCCAGATCGAGCACCAGTGGGGCCTGGACCGGCCGTTCCTCACCCAGTACCTCGACTGGTTCGGTCAACTGCTGCACGGCGACCTCGGGACCAGCTGGTACAACGGCGCGAACATCAGCCGGCTGCTGATCGAGGGCGCGGTGATCAGCCTCTCGGTGGCCGGCCTGGCCCTGGTCATCGGGGTGGTGTTCGGCTTCGGGTTCGGCGTGCTGGCCGCGGCCCGCCGGACCACCTGGGTGGACCGGGCGATCACCGGGTTCATGACGTTCATCTCGGTGATGCCGTCGTTCGTGGTCGGCATCGCCCTGGTGGTGGTGTTCGCGGTCGGGCTCGGCTGGTTCCCGTCGGCCGGCTACGTGCCGGCCGAGCGGGGGCTGGGCGTCTGGCTCGCGCACATCGTCCTGCCGGCCGTCGCGCTCAGCTTCGACACCGTCTCGGACGTGGCCCGGCAGTTGCGGTCCGGGCTGGTCGCGGCGTACCGGGAGAACTACGTGACCGGCGCGGTGGTCCGCGGCCTGAGCCCGCGCCGGATCTTCTTCCGGCACGTGCTGCGCAACGGGATGGGCCCGGCGCTGACCGTGCTCGGCATGAAGTTCCCGAACCTGCTCGGCGGCGCGGTCGTCACCGAGTCGATCTTCGGGATGGCCGGGTTCGGCAAGTTCGCCGCCGACTCCGCGCAGCGCGGCGACGTGCCGGCCGTGCAGGGCGTGCTGGTCGTCTCGGTGATCCTGGTCGTCGTCTTCAACCTGCTGGTCAACGTGATCCTGGTCCGGGTCACCCCGGCCTCGGCGAGAGGGGTCTGA
- a CDS encoding NtaA/DmoA family FMN-dependent monooxygenase (This protein belongs to a clade of FMN-dependent monooxygenases, within a broader family of flavin-dependent oxidoreductases, the luciferase-like monooxygenase (LMM) family, some of whose members use coenzyme F420 rather than FMN.): MTTRKIHLALRAYGVGGPGQHSLWKDPRVPNNASIDIDWYIAQARAAEHARFDALFIVDSQFIDATYPPHYLNRLEPLTLLSAVATHTRHIGLVGTLSSTYNSPFNVARRFASLDHISHGRAGWNVVTSLDSGTSRNYGLDEHLDYATRYGRALEHVQVVRGLWDSYEDDAFPADVERDLFVDPAKLHALNHEGEHFRVAGPLNLSRSEQGQPVIFQAGVSEEGRNLAAEVAEGIYAPGGSLDKVQAYYADIKRRALSKGRNPDHVKIFLGAQPVIAGTDEEAHRLSREIFEADNDFTRKLAQFGRSFGAYDFARHDLDAPFPDVAHLAEKSGRTRGAAIVERARAENLTLRETVLAFTEYQPSPFTGDPKTVAATIAEWFAAGTFDGLNIGFRTSEDLNRFVADVVPLLQSDGLFRTEYESATLRGNLGLPIPANRWSTV, translated from the coding sequence ATGACGACCCGGAAGATCCATCTGGCGCTGCGCGCGTACGGCGTCGGCGGCCCCGGCCAGCACAGCCTGTGGAAGGACCCGCGGGTCCCGAACAACGCCAGCATCGACATCGACTGGTACATCGCCCAGGCCAGGGCGGCCGAGCACGCGAGGTTCGACGCGCTGTTCATCGTGGACAGCCAGTTCATCGACGCGACGTACCCGCCGCACTACCTGAACCGCCTGGAACCGCTCACCCTGCTGTCCGCGGTGGCCACCCACACCCGGCACATCGGGCTGGTCGGGACGCTCAGCTCGACGTACAACTCGCCGTTCAACGTGGCCCGCCGGTTCGCCTCGCTGGACCACATCAGCCACGGGCGGGCCGGCTGGAACGTGGTGACCAGCCTGGACTCCGGCACGTCGCGCAACTACGGGCTGGACGAGCACCTCGACTACGCGACCCGGTACGGCCGCGCGCTGGAGCACGTCCAGGTCGTACGCGGGCTCTGGGATTCCTATGAGGACGACGCGTTCCCGGCCGACGTCGAGCGGGACCTGTTCGTCGACCCGGCGAAGCTGCACGCGCTGAACCACGAGGGCGAGCACTTCCGGGTGGCCGGCCCGCTGAACCTCTCCCGGTCCGAGCAGGGCCAGCCGGTGATCTTCCAGGCCGGGGTGTCCGAGGAGGGCCGCAACCTGGCCGCCGAGGTCGCCGAGGGGATCTACGCGCCCGGCGGATCGCTCGACAAGGTCCAGGCGTATTACGCGGACATCAAGCGGCGCGCGCTCTCCAAGGGCCGGAACCCGGATCACGTGAAGATCTTCCTGGGCGCCCAGCCGGTGATCGCCGGCACCGACGAGGAGGCGCACCGGCTGTCCCGGGAGATCTTCGAGGCGGACAACGACTTCACCCGCAAGCTCGCCCAGTTCGGCCGCTCGTTCGGCGCCTACGACTTCGCCCGGCACGACCTGGACGCCCCGTTCCCGGACGTCGCCCACCTGGCCGAGAAGAGCGGCCGGACCCGCGGCGCCGCGATCGTCGAGCGCGCCCGCGCGGAGAACCTCACCCTGCGCGAGACGGTCCTGGCGTTCACCGAGTACCAGCCGTCCCCGTTCACCGGGGATCCGAAGACCGTGGCCGCGACGATCGCCGAGTGGTTCGCCGCGGGCACTTTCGACGGGCTCAACATCGGTTTCCGTACGAGTGAGGACCTGAACCGCTTCGTCGCCGACGTGGTCCCGCTGCTGCAGTCCGACGGCCTGTTCCGCACCGAGTACGAGTCGGCCACCCTCCGCGGCAACCTCGGGTTGCCGATCCCCGCGAACCGTTGGAGCACGGTATGA
- a CDS encoding zinc-binding dehydrogenase, translated as MRAIQVATFGGPEVLTVAELPEPVPGPGQVVIGMAAADVIFLDTLLRGGWGQNFFPLTLPYVPGGGGAGVVVATGDGVDPAWIDRRVVVRAGAGYAERVVADVGEIMPVPDGLSFETAAALVHDGVTALGMDRLGMPERGAWVLVSAAAGGAGSLLVQLAVDAGARVVAAASSDVKRALARRLGATITVDYTRPDWISRVREATGGGAALVYDGAGGPLGTATLDAVADGGRFITYGSGDGLAAPDSEVAARRGIQVCTPLLDGPPNRQTVRELLGLALERAARGQLRPAVGATYPLERAADAHRALASRATVGKSLLLVGGARAAG; from the coding sequence ATGCGCGCAATCCAGGTAGCCACGTTCGGCGGACCGGAAGTGCTGACGGTCGCGGAACTACCCGAACCGGTGCCCGGTCCCGGTCAGGTCGTCATCGGCATGGCGGCCGCCGACGTCATCTTCCTCGACACCCTGCTGCGCGGCGGCTGGGGACAGAACTTCTTCCCGCTGACGTTGCCCTACGTGCCGGGCGGTGGCGGAGCGGGCGTGGTGGTGGCGACCGGCGACGGGGTGGACCCGGCCTGGATCGATCGGCGGGTGGTGGTACGGGCCGGCGCCGGTTACGCCGAGCGCGTCGTCGCGGACGTCGGGGAGATCATGCCGGTGCCGGACGGCCTGTCCTTCGAGACGGCCGCGGCGCTGGTGCACGACGGTGTGACCGCGCTCGGCATGGACCGCCTGGGCATGCCGGAGAGGGGCGCCTGGGTGCTGGTCTCGGCGGCTGCCGGTGGCGCCGGATCACTGCTGGTGCAGCTGGCCGTCGACGCCGGAGCCCGGGTGGTGGCCGCCGCGTCCAGCGATGTCAAGCGGGCCCTCGCTCGCCGGCTGGGCGCGACGATCACCGTCGACTACACCCGGCCGGACTGGATCAGCCGGGTGCGGGAGGCCACCGGTGGCGGTGCCGCCCTGGTCTATGACGGGGCGGGTGGGCCGCTGGGCACGGCGACCTTGGACGCGGTGGCCGACGGCGGCCGGTTCATCACCTACGGCTCCGGCGACGGTTTGGCCGCCCCGGATTCCGAGGTGGCCGCGCGTCGCGGCATCCAGGTGTGCACTCCGCTGCTGGACGGCCCACCGAACCGGCAGACCGTCCGCGAACTGCTGGGTCTGGCCCTGGAGCGGGCCGCGCGGGGGCAGCTGCGCCCGGCGGTGGGCGCCACCTATCCACTGGAACGCGCCGCTGACGCGCACCGCGCACTCGCCTCGCGCGCCACAGTCGGCAAGTCGTTGTTGCTGGTCGGCGGCGCTCGAGCCGCCGGCTGA
- a CDS encoding ABC transporter ATP-binding protein codes for MSLLEISDLNVHYGKFHALRGVDLALAPGETVGVIGETGSGKSTLARAILGLVRVSSGKIVIDGDEVSAFRPRRWRAFRRRGVLQYVFQDPLRSLDPDLTVAESLAEPLRIQGRTGNVGKYLDRVRLDASLLDRLPAELSGGQRQRVAVARALVSEPRLILLDEPVSALDSANRVRVLELLKELRDAGTALLFISHDLGSVAGIADRIAVLYQGEIVEDGPTRQVITDPRHDYTKLLINSVPTLRKAVTA; via the coding sequence TTGTCTCTTCTTGAGATCAGCGATCTGAACGTCCACTACGGCAAGTTCCACGCGCTGCGTGGTGTCGATCTCGCGCTGGCGCCGGGGGAGACGGTCGGGGTCATCGGCGAGACCGGGTCCGGCAAGTCCACCCTGGCCCGCGCGATCCTCGGCCTGGTCCGGGTCTCGTCCGGCAAGATCGTTATCGACGGCGACGAGGTGAGCGCGTTCCGCCCGCGGCGGTGGCGGGCGTTCCGGCGTCGCGGTGTCCTGCAGTATGTCTTCCAGGACCCGCTGCGCAGTCTCGATCCGGATCTGACGGTTGCCGAGTCCTTGGCGGAACCGTTGCGGATTCAAGGTCGTACCGGAAATGTCGGTAAATATCTCGATCGGGTGCGCCTCGACGCCTCGCTGCTCGACCGCCTGCCCGCGGAGCTCTCCGGCGGCCAGCGGCAACGGGTGGCAGTGGCCCGGGCCCTGGTCAGCGAACCCCGGCTGATTCTGCTCGACGAGCCGGTCAGCGCGCTCGACTCGGCCAACCGGGTCCGCGTCCTGGAGCTGCTCAAGGAGCTGCGCGACGCCGGCACCGCGCTGCTGTTCATCTCGCACGACCTGGGCTCGGTGGCCGGGATCGCCGACCGGATCGCCGTCCTCTACCAGGGCGAGATCGTCGAGGACGGCCCCACCCGCCAGGTGATCACCGACCCCCGGCACGACTACACGAAGTTGCTGATCAATTCGGTCCCGACCCTGCGAAAGGCGGTCACCGCATGA
- a CDS encoding ROK family transcriptional regulator, translating to MRRTGTNLPKVGQYNRAVVLDQIQLADGISRVEIAESTGLTPQTVSGIVRRLITEGIVREDGAAASSGGKPRTRLRVNADAGLAVGVHFDPFQLSCVVTDLLGRPLVKLQQPVVPGASPAEITATIAGLVEDMLATTGVARDRVLGLGLATPGPIDQALGALVGPPQLMGWTRVALKDMLVEATGLPVTLDNDATAAAIGECWAGAGRGVADFAYFFFGAGVGGGLILDNQVYRGGSMNAAEFGHQSVQPDGPECYCGNHGCLESLISPNALVAASGLGTYAALRQGVVDGDPMAVKVVEVAAAHLATAVVNVANILDIDLVVLGGHGLRHLETRFRDATARALATRPLARSIRTVRVEVSPLGADAAMVGAAALVLHTTYSPQVSDLLSL from the coding sequence GTGCGGCGTACAGGAACCAACCTTCCGAAAGTCGGCCAGTACAATCGGGCCGTCGTTCTCGACCAGATCCAGCTCGCCGACGGCATCAGCCGGGTCGAGATCGCCGAGTCCACCGGGCTCACCCCGCAGACCGTCTCCGGCATCGTCCGGCGACTGATCACCGAGGGCATCGTCCGGGAGGACGGCGCGGCCGCGTCCAGCGGCGGTAAACCGCGCACCCGGCTGCGGGTCAACGCCGACGCCGGCCTGGCGGTCGGCGTGCACTTCGACCCGTTCCAACTGTCCTGTGTGGTCACCGACCTGCTCGGCCGGCCGCTGGTCAAGCTGCAGCAGCCGGTGGTGCCCGGGGCCTCCCCCGCGGAGATCACCGCGACCATCGCCGGCCTGGTCGAGGACATGCTGGCCACCACCGGCGTGGCCCGTGACCGGGTGCTCGGCCTCGGCCTGGCCACCCCCGGCCCGATCGATCAGGCGCTCGGCGCGCTGGTCGGGCCGCCGCAGCTGATGGGCTGGACCCGGGTCGCGCTCAAGGACATGCTGGTCGAGGCGACCGGCCTGCCGGTGACCCTGGACAACGACGCGACCGCCGCGGCGATCGGCGAGTGCTGGGCCGGCGCGGGCCGCGGCGTGGCCGATTTCGCCTACTTCTTCTTCGGCGCCGGTGTCGGTGGCGGGTTGATACTGGACAACCAGGTCTATCGGGGCGGCTCGATGAACGCCGCCGAGTTCGGCCACCAGTCGGTCCAGCCGGACGGCCCGGAGTGCTACTGCGGGAACCACGGCTGCCTGGAGAGCCTGATCAGCCCGAACGCGCTGGTCGCGGCGAGCGGGCTGGGCACCTACGCCGCGCTGCGGCAGGGCGTGGTCGACGGCGATCCGATGGCCGTCAAGGTGGTCGAGGTGGCTGCGGCGCACCTGGCCACCGCGGTCGTCAACGTCGCCAACATCCTCGACATCGACCTGGTCGTGCTCGGCGGCCACGGGCTGCGCCACCTGGAGACCCGCTTCCGCGACGCCACCGCGCGGGCGCTCGCCACCCGGCCGCTGGCCCGCAGCATCCGCACCGTGCGGGTCGAGGTCTCCCCGCTCGGCGCGGACGCCGCGATGGTCGGGGCGGCGGCGCTGGTGCTGCACACGACGTACTCGCCGCAGGTCTCGGACCTGCTCTCGCTGTAG
- a CDS encoding ABC transporter permease: protein MVRRVLGLATGRIAAGILLAVVLLAILGPLLAPHDPLAGGAEVLTPPSGAHWLGTDYLGRDVLSRLLDGSRVSVLGSVQVVLVALVAGVIPGILSVYLGTVFEWLTLRLADTLIALPFLVFAVAVTALLGNGIPQAMFTVGILISPLFYRVSRAATLSVARSPYVEAAIIAGASVGWVVRRHVWVKVLPPIAVALANTAGVGFVVVSSLTFLGIGVQPPAPTWGGVLAADLGYLSFRPWAPLVPTALIMATVWACNLLADAIRDVSGAAGRELLRRKRHVPA from the coding sequence ATGGTCCGCCGCGTTCTCGGGCTGGCCACCGGGCGGATCGCCGCCGGCATCCTGCTCGCGGTCGTGCTGCTCGCGATCCTCGGCCCGCTGCTCGCCCCGCACGACCCGCTCGCGGGCGGCGCCGAGGTGCTCACCCCGCCCTCCGGCGCGCACTGGCTGGGCACCGACTACCTGGGCCGGGACGTGCTCAGCCGGCTGCTCGACGGCTCCCGGGTCAGCGTGCTCGGCTCGGTGCAGGTGGTGCTGGTCGCGCTGGTCGCCGGGGTGATCCCGGGGATCCTCAGCGTCTACCTCGGCACCGTCTTCGAGTGGCTCACGCTGCGCCTGGCCGACACCCTGATCGCGCTGCCGTTCCTGGTCTTCGCGGTCGCGGTGACCGCGCTGCTGGGCAACGGCATCCCGCAGGCGATGTTCACCGTCGGGATCCTGATCTCGCCGCTGTTCTACCGGGTGTCGCGGGCCGCGACGCTGTCGGTGGCGCGCTCGCCGTACGTCGAGGCGGCGATCATCGCCGGCGCCTCGGTCGGCTGGGTGGTCCGTAGGCACGTCTGGGTCAAGGTGCTGCCGCCGATCGCGGTCGCCCTGGCCAACACGGCCGGCGTCGGCTTCGTGGTGGTGTCCAGCCTGACCTTCCTCGGCATCGGGGTGCAGCCGCCCGCGCCGACCTGGGGCGGGGTGCTCGCCGCCGACCTCGGCTACCTGAGTTTCCGGCCGTGGGCGCCGCTGGTGCCGACCGCGCTGATCATGGCCACCGTGTGGGCCTGCAACCTGCTCGCCGACGCGATCCGGGACGTCTCCGGCGCGGCCGGGCGCGAGCTGCTGAGGAGGAAGCGTCATGTCCCTGCTTGA
- a CDS encoding ABC transporter ATP-binding protein — MSLLELQDVRIGRGAETFVRGVSFALEPGGVVGIVGESGSGKTLTCRAALGILPEGFTVDGRIELDGRDLAGLGPREWTALRGSTISAVFQDPASYLNPSLTIGSQIAEVIQVKLNTKRRIARVRAVELLDAVRLRNPATVAGQYPHELSGGMLQRALIATAIAAEPKILIADEATTALDVTVQAEILALLASLRAETGLALVVVSHDLAVVAQLCEEVLVMRAGEVVEQGPVEQVLHAPRHEYTRLLIDEHESYGLEKYLVSS, encoded by the coding sequence ATGTCCCTGCTTGAGCTCCAGGACGTCCGGATCGGGCGCGGCGCGGAGACGTTCGTGCGCGGGGTGTCGTTCGCCCTGGAACCCGGCGGCGTGGTCGGGATCGTCGGGGAGTCCGGCAGCGGCAAGACGCTGACCTGCCGGGCCGCCCTCGGCATCCTCCCCGAGGGGTTCACCGTGGACGGCCGGATCGAGCTCGACGGCCGGGACCTGGCCGGCCTCGGCCCGCGCGAGTGGACCGCCCTGCGCGGCTCGACGATCAGCGCGGTCTTCCAGGACCCGGCCTCCTACCTCAACCCCTCCCTGACGATCGGGTCCCAGATCGCCGAGGTGATCCAGGTCAAACTCAACACCAAAAGGCGGATTGCGAGGGTACGGGCGGTCGAGCTGCTCGACGCCGTCCGCCTCCGGAACCCCGCGACCGTGGCCGGCCAGTACCCGCACGAGCTCTCCGGCGGAATGCTGCAGCGCGCCCTGATCGCCACCGCCATCGCGGCCGAGCCCAAGATCCTGATCGCCGACGAGGCCACCACCGCGCTCGACGTGACCGTGCAGGCGGAGATCCTCGCGCTGCTGGCGTCGCTGCGCGCGGAGACGGGGCTGGCGCTCGTGGTGGTCTCGCACGACCTGGCCGTGGTCGCGCAGCTCTGCGAGGAGGTGCTGGTGATGCGGGCCGGCGAGGTGGTCGAGCAGGGGCCGGTGGAGCAGGTGCTGCACGCGCCGCGGCACGAGTACACCCGGCTCCTGATCGACGAGCACGAGTCGTACGGATTGGAGAAGTATCTTGTCTCTTCTTGA